One window of Desulfarculus baarsii DSM 2075 genomic DNA carries:
- a CDS encoding glycosyltransferase family 4 protein, with protein MGGSETALVQMARALARRGHSVQVFCRCPAPGLYHGVIYHDRTTMTASVLRESWDVLIVSRFFGAFSLPFQAGLTVLWNHDILDHSAELARHLQTIDIMFVLSRFHAQDYAGKLEACANKLVQTRNGLDLGLLERAAAGVTRTPGRMIYASRPERGLKLLLEQIWPRLLRQFPHLRLTICGYQLGNTPIHPSLQKKYIEIERLTQKTPGVEVLGPLAKEPYYAHLASCECMLYPCAFPEISCIAALEAQALGVPIVTSDRFAMAETVLTPQFRVGGEPGSNGYIDQFIMAVQSVISSPQQAADRAAAAKATVVSHNSWDAIAGQWEELFFDTMAERRVKHPMAVAADQIIHGERLAASRLLQRPLPAPHESPPPDPNENALIAELTRLIDLTTGPSATPNIGVVSIDHGRTAAAIAAARPGLAISSADEHGPAASFDLLVIRDVIERAAEPDAKLKQMLELCLSTGHVLLCVASGAWPLICPGHASRNFDLDQDDLRELLAGRPAVFSFVPQGLVKTGARAYRAGRWLALAPVDGPLPGKITLENRHLRARIAPSQVEAEVLRARLL; from the coding sequence TTGGGCGGCTCGGAAACCGCGCTTGTGCAGATGGCGCGAGCGCTGGCGCGGCGCGGTCACAGCGTTCAGGTATTTTGCCGCTGCCCGGCCCCGGGCTTGTATCATGGCGTAATTTATCATGATCGCACGACAATGACGGCGTCGGTCCTCCGCGAAAGCTGGGACGTCCTCATCGTCAGCCGTTTTTTCGGCGCGTTTAGCCTGCCTTTCCAGGCCGGGCTGACCGTGCTGTGGAACCACGACATCCTCGACCACTCGGCCGAGTTGGCCAGGCATCTCCAGACAATAGACATCATGTTCGTGCTCAGCCGGTTTCACGCCCAAGATTACGCCGGCAAACTTGAAGCATGCGCTAACAAGCTGGTGCAGACACGCAACGGGCTTGACCTGGGTCTGCTGGAAAGGGCCGCGGCCGGCGTCACGCGCACGCCCGGCAGAATGATCTATGCCTCCCGACCAGAGCGAGGCTTAAAGCTTTTGCTTGAACAAATCTGGCCCCGGCTGCTTCGGCAATTCCCTCATTTGCGCCTGACCATCTGCGGTTATCAGTTGGGGAATACGCCAATTCACCCGTCGCTGCAAAAAAAATACATTGAAATTGAACGTTTGACCCAAAAAACCCCCGGAGTTGAGGTGCTGGGGCCGCTGGCCAAAGAGCCCTACTACGCTCATTTGGCAAGCTGCGAGTGCATGCTTTATCCTTGCGCGTTTCCAGAAATTTCCTGCATCGCCGCCCTGGAGGCCCAGGCCTTGGGCGTGCCGATCGTCACCAGCGACCGCTTCGCCATGGCCGAGACAGTGCTCACGCCACAATTCAGAGTGGGCGGTGAGCCCGGCTCGAACGGGTATATAGATCAATTTATCATGGCCGTACAATCGGTTATCAGCAGTCCGCAGCAGGCGGCCGATCGCGCCGCCGCGGCCAAGGCAACCGTCGTCAGCCATAATTCGTGGGACGCCATCGCCGGCCAGTGGGAAGAACTGTTTTTCGACACGATGGCCGAACGCAGGGTCAAGCATCCCATGGCCGTGGCCGCCGACCAGATAATCCACGGAGAACGCCTGGCGGCCAGCAGGCTTTTGCAGCGCCCCCTACCCGCGCCGCACGAGTCCCCGCCGCCAGACCCCAATGAAAACGCATTGATAGCCGAGTTAACCCGCCTTATCGACTTGACCACGGGCCCTTCCGCCACGCCAAACATCGGCGTGGTCTCCATCGACCACGGCCGCACGGCCGCCGCCATCGCCGCCGCCCGGCCTGGCCTGGCCATCAGTTCGGCCGATGAGCATGGCCCCGCCGCCTCTTTTGACTTGCTGGTCATCCGCGACGTCATCGAACGAGCCGCCGAACCCGACGCTAAATTAAAGCAAATGCTCGAACTGTGCCTATCAACCGGCCACGTGCTCCTGTGCGTGGCCAGCGGGGCCTGGCCCTTGATCTGTCCCGGTCACGCCTCGCGCAACTTTGATTTGGACCAAGACGACTTGCGCGAGCTGCTGGCCGGTCGGCCCGCCGTGTTTTCATTCGTCCCGCAGGGGCTGGTCAAAACCGGCGCCAGGGCATACCGCGCCGGGCGTTGGCTGGCCCTGGCCCCGGTCGATGGACCGCTGCCGGGCAAGATAACCCTTGAAAACCGTCACTTGCGTGCGCGGATCGCCCCGTCGCAGGTGGAGGCCGAGGTGCTCCGTGCCCGGCTTCTCTAG
- a CDS encoding glycosyltransferase family 9 protein — MPGFSSTNAPATADRPLILAIQLARLGDFLQTTPLLAHLARRRPHARIAAMVTPEQAPLARRCPDLDEVIIIKRNEINALSGSCPDRRALAQLDNRLAELRPRHIFNLNMSMPSARLAQAWPKAGLTGWRFSAQGDALVGEPWFGFMMNMVADRRLTRHHLSDLLASFADPPGPAVGRLRYQVGPRSRERAAQLLPRDGRPVVALQLGANNDLRRWPVNRFAALADGLIAAGCAPLLIGARAEGDLGRRMKASMAGSHNQLIDIMGKTDLPTLAAVLEGCALVVSNDTGTLHLATAVGAPTLALFMGPAQAHETGPYGQGHLVLQARDICGPCQEQTPVCGGAAPCRRLIAPELVLATGLALATGQSAAQACRNVDFGPGVQALEGVIDRFGQRYRPLGPNKPLGRIEALALALREAGRVLIRSTHDFRAAELAAELAAEHLPPSDQARADIDALARTAQTLAWAAADGQREAALGLLPRAPELKPLASLVGGGAPRLALACQAATQSLEICAAL; from the coding sequence GTGCCCGGCTTCTCTAGCACCAACGCCCCGGCCACGGCGGACCGTCCGCTCATCCTGGCCATTCAACTGGCCCGCCTGGGTGATTTCTTGCAAACAACGCCCCTGCTGGCCCACCTGGCCCGGCGACGCCCCCATGCCCGCATCGCGGCCATGGTCACGCCAGAGCAGGCCCCCTTGGCCCGACGTTGCCCGGACCTCGACGAGGTCATAATCATCAAACGTAACGAAATCAACGCATTATCTGGAAGCTGCCCTGATCGGCGCGCCCTGGCCCAACTCGACAACCGCCTCGCCGAGCTGCGCCCCCGGCACATCTTCAACCTCAACATGAGCATGCCCAGCGCCCGCCTGGCCCAGGCCTGGCCCAAGGCCGGACTGACGGGTTGGCGCTTTTCGGCCCAAGGCGACGCCCTCGTCGGCGAGCCCTGGTTTGGTTTCATGATGAACATGGTGGCCGATCGCCGCCTGACCAGGCACCATCTCAGCGACTTGCTTGCCTCTTTCGCCGACCCGCCGGGCCCGGCCGTGGGACGCCTGCGCTATCAGGTCGGCCCGCGTTCGCGCGAACGCGCCGCCCAGCTTTTGCCCCGCGACGGTCGGCCCGTGGTCGCCCTGCAGCTTGGCGCCAACAATGACCTGCGCCGTTGGCCGGTCAACCGCTTCGCCGCCCTGGCCGACGGGCTCATCGCCGCCGGTTGCGCACCGTTGCTGATCGGGGCGCGCGCCGAAGGCGACCTCGGCCGGCGCATGAAGGCGTCCATGGCTGGATCGCACAACCAACTCATCGATATCATGGGTAAAACAGACCTACCAACCTTGGCCGCCGTGCTGGAAGGCTGCGCCTTGGTTGTCTCCAACGACACCGGCACCTTGCACCTGGCCACTGCCGTGGGCGCGCCGACGCTGGCCCTGTTCATGGGCCCGGCCCAGGCCCACGAGACCGGGCCTTACGGCCAGGGGCATCTGGTGTTGCAGGCGCGTGACATCTGCGGGCCGTGCCAGGAGCAAACGCCCGTTTGTGGCGGGGCCGCGCCGTGCCGCCGGCTGATCGCCCCCGAATTGGTCCTGGCCACCGGCCTGGCCCTGGCCACCGGCCAAAGCGCCGCCCAAGCCTGCCGAAACGTGGATTTCGGCCCAGGCGTGCAGGCCCTGGAAGGCGTCATCGACCGCTTTGGCCAACGTTACAGGCCGCTTGGGCCCAACAAGCCGCTGGGGCGCATCGAGGCCTTGGCCCTGGCCCTGCGCGAGGCCGGGCGCGTGCTGATCCGTTCGACGCACGATTTTCGCGCCGCCGAACTGGCCGCCGAATTGGCCGCCGAACACCTGCCGCCAAGCGACCAGGCCCGCGCCGACATTGACGCCTTGGCGCGAACGGCCCAGACCCTGGCCTGGGCGGCGGCGGATGGCCAGCGCGAGGCGGCCTTGGGCCTGTTGCCGCGAGCGCCGGAGCTCAAGCCCCTGGCCTCGCTGGTCGGCGGCGGCGCGCCGCGTCTGGCCTTGGCGTGCCAGGCCGCGACCCAAAGCCTGGAGATTTGCGCCGCGTTGTGA
- a CDS encoding CgeB family protein, translating into MDHLARNLEALAQRQPELSRRLAGLAPHPAARITPSRDGWPTLRLDGQWWCSSVAPWDEGRRLAAEAPDGPLAVLGFGLGYHVEPLADGDVLVWEPDARLLRSALAARDMSAWLAKVRLCLEPPSADQAAGRAVLLHRPTARLHPEAAAVLQRLATAPRPARRPTRPRVLLAPPIMGGSLPVALWCAQALERLGCQVRVLPFHQAAPVYEVMRRSAQPIERIGKAQAPMLAFFSELALLAADDFQPHLFLALAQAPLLPRAVEAMGARGVATAYWFVENHRLFDYFSLIAASYEHFFHIQGEPFDHALSRLGANGHHLPLAAHPPCHRPVSLSDDDHRDFGAPIGFMGSGIYGNRRRALAKVAQSDLGLRLWGSEWPTEGPWARIVALGGRRLADDEVVKVYNACQALINLHSDVDPATPLGRSDFINPRTFEIPACGGLQLVDMAAGLDQAFDLGRELVVVESVADLIEKARHFLAHPAERAAIAAAGRQRVLAEHTYFHRMSQLLDICLGAGQEGVAKDERSARA; encoded by the coding sequence ATGGATCACCTGGCCCGCAACCTGGAGGCCCTGGCCCAGCGCCAGCCCGAACTGAGCCGCCGCCTGGCCGGCTTGGCGCCCCACCCCGCCGCGCGGATCACGCCCAGCCGAGATGGCTGGCCCACCCTGCGCCTGGACGGGCAGTGGTGGTGCTCTTCGGTGGCCCCGTGGGATGAGGGCCGCCGCCTGGCCGCCGAGGCGCCGGACGGTCCGTTGGCCGTGCTGGGCTTTGGCCTGGGCTATCACGTCGAACCATTGGCCGATGGCGACGTGCTGGTCTGGGAGCCCGACGCCAGGCTCTTGCGCAGCGCCCTGGCCGCCCGCGACATGAGCGCCTGGCTGGCCAAGGTGCGCCTCTGCCTGGAACCACCCAGCGCCGACCAGGCCGCCGGCCGGGCCGTGCTGCTGCACCGGCCCACGGCCCGGCTTCACCCCGAGGCCGCCGCCGTCCTGCAGCGCTTGGCCACCGCCCCGCGGCCGGCTCGACGGCCGACACGACCGCGGGTGTTGCTCGCCCCACCGATCATGGGCGGCTCGCTGCCCGTGGCCCTGTGGTGCGCCCAGGCCCTGGAGCGTCTGGGTTGCCAGGTGCGGGTTTTGCCCTTTCACCAGGCCGCGCCGGTCTACGAGGTCATGCGCCGCAGCGCCCAGCCCATCGAGCGCATCGGCAAAGCCCAGGCGCCGATGCTGGCCTTTTTCAGCGAACTGGCGCTGCTGGCGGCCGATGATTTTCAGCCGCACCTGTTTTTGGCCCTGGCCCAAGCGCCGCTTCTGCCGCGCGCGGTGGAGGCCATGGGCGCGCGAGGGGTGGCCACGGCCTATTGGTTTGTCGAAAACCATCGCCTCTTCGATTACTTCAGCCTCATCGCCGCCAGCTACGAGCACTTTTTTCACATCCAGGGCGAACCTTTTGACCACGCGCTGAGCCGCCTGGGGGCCAACGGGCATCACCTGCCGCTGGCCGCCCATCCGCCTTGCCACCGCCCCGTCAGCCTCTCCGACGACGACCACCGTGATTTCGGCGCGCCCATCGGTTTCATGGGCTCGGGGATTTATGGCAATCGCCGCCGGGCCCTGGCCAAAGTGGCCCAAAGCGACCTTGGCCTACGCCTCTGGGGCAGCGAATGGCCGACCGAGGGGCCCTGGGCCCGGATCGTCGCCCTGGGCGGCCGCCGCCTGGCCGACGACGAAGTGGTCAAGGTGTACAATGCCTGCCAGGCGCTGATCAACCTGCACTCCGACGTGGATCCGGCCACGCCTCTGGGCCGTAGCGACTTCATCAACCCGCGGACCTTCGAGATCCCGGCCTGCGGCGGCTTGCAACTGGTGGACATGGCCGCCGGCCTGGACCAGGCGTTCGACCTGGGCCGCGAGTTGGTCGTGGTGGAAAGCGTGGCCGATCTCATCGAAAAGGCGAGACATTTCCTGGCCCATCCCGCCGAGCGCGCGGCCATCGCCGCCGCCGGACGACAAAGGGTGCTGGCCGAACACACCTATTTTCATCGCATGAGTCAACTGCTGGATATCTGCCTGGGCGCCGGGCAAGAAGGGGTGGCCAAAGATGAGCGATCCGCGCGCGCTTAG
- the fliS gene encoding flagellar export chaperone FliS, which translates to MMSYGQQQYKRTQVATVDRGRLIVLLYEGAISYLTKAKASLAENDIPGASGLINRAQDILDELNASLNLEVGGEIAANLRRLYLFMGDQLVKAKVKGDAEQLDGVIGMLSTLNDAWREAVASPEAQEVLQQRPTPQKAQTRAGAQV; encoded by the coding sequence ATGATGAGTTACGGACAGCAGCAATACAAGCGGACCCAGGTGGCCACCGTGGATCGGGGACGGTTGATAGTTCTGCTCTACGAAGGGGCGATCAGCTATTTGACCAAGGCCAAGGCGTCCTTGGCCGAAAACGACATCCCCGGCGCTTCCGGCCTGATCAACCGCGCCCAGGACATCCTGGACGAACTCAACGCCTCGCTCAACCTGGAAGTCGGCGGAGAAATCGCCGCCAACCTGCGCCGGCTCTACCTGTTCATGGGCGACCAGTTGGTCAAAGCCAAGGTCAAGGGCGACGCTGAACAGCTCGACGGCGTGATTGGCATGCTCAGCACCCTCAATGACGCCTGGCGCGAGGCCGTGGCCAGCCCCGAGGCCCAGGAGGTCTTGCAGCAGCGGCCCACGCCGCAAAAGGCCCAGACCAGGGCCGGGGCCCAAGTCTGA
- the fliD gene encoding flagellar filament capping protein FliD, with protein sequence MASSTSALTSALLSGSIVISGLGSGTDFNEVIDQLVEIESINMNRLETWKATWEEKIEVITALNTRMLALEEAAGAMDTEKEFLSRAATSSNTSVVTATATSSASTGASTVTVGQNVKHIVSTAGCADADTTAYGGSGGTLILESNGVSYNVAIDAADTLNDIVDKINAVTGENIVASIENDGTSSNQYHLVLTSGTGGDAGRITATQNPTALSLGGKDMVVSDTSSWGGASIGLTGMFTGDKSVASVYGYTFTVASSSNPSTIGADSFELNWTASAGGGSGTITVPADYTPGDSIEVEKGVFIQLGEGSVSDGESFSVNAYANDIDDAELGTWSGPAISTEGNYQGSVSKTFSFEVISAGNLQAGGGGDTIVMRWTDSLGNTGTVSLSDADQSYEVDQGFTIKLDAGTVTHGDDFQVNVFAPDKQQGQDTGLAQNCKLIHEGFSDTTITPVTDSDATFTYTYGGETTSVAVEAGTVLADLVDKINNDENNPGVEASIVNDGLGLPNSYRLVLTGTNTGAQYQISSVEHDFTGSNFSSGGDAGGGFSTSQLATNSMIQVDGFPTGDVFLQRTSNTVTDVITGVSLALVDGGTSRVTVSVDASAVADKIEAFINAVNYVQDYIRSNTKYDAEGDETGVLIGNYAFQIAKSQIDSLLNSSIPGLTDGEDAYTLLQQIGITSNPDDEGRWIIDEDILEDALADNPEAVAKLFINDTTTGSSGVAKQMYDLMDTQTNDETGICSVLISNYEGIVKNIDKKIDSEEARLELYRQRQVEKFARLEATLSTLSNTQTALESAIAELPSSSGD encoded by the coding sequence ATGGCTTCTTCCACATCCGCCCTCACCTCGGCGCTGCTTTCGGGCTCGATCGTTATTTCCGGCCTTGGCTCGGGCACCGACTTCAACGAAGTCATCGACCAGTTGGTGGAGATCGAATCCATCAACATGAACAGGCTCGAGACCTGGAAGGCAACCTGGGAAGAAAAGATCGAGGTCATCACCGCGCTGAACACGCGCATGCTGGCCCTCGAGGAAGCCGCCGGGGCCATGGACACCGAGAAGGAATTCCTCTCGCGGGCGGCCACCTCCAGCAACACCAGCGTGGTCACGGCCACGGCCACCTCCAGCGCCTCCACCGGCGCATCCACCGTCACGGTTGGGCAAAACGTCAAACACATCGTCAGCACCGCCGGCTGCGCCGACGCCGACACCACGGCCTACGGCGGCTCGGGCGGCACGCTTATTCTTGAATCCAACGGCGTGTCCTACAACGTGGCCATCGACGCCGCCGACACGCTGAACGACATCGTCGACAAGATAAACGCCGTCACCGGCGAAAACATCGTGGCCAGCATCGAAAACGACGGCACCTCCAGCAATCAATACCACCTGGTGCTGACCAGCGGGACCGGCGGCGACGCCGGGCGCATCACGGCCACGCAAAACCCCACGGCGCTGTCGTTGGGCGGCAAGGACATGGTCGTCAGCGACACGTCTTCATGGGGCGGGGCCTCCATCGGCCTGACCGGCATGTTCACCGGCGACAAATCCGTGGCCAGCGTTTACGGCTACACCTTCACCGTGGCCTCCAGCTCCAATCCCTCGACCATCGGCGCCGACAGTTTCGAGTTGAACTGGACCGCCAGCGCCGGCGGCGGCTCGGGCACGATCACCGTGCCCGCCGACTATACGCCCGGCGACAGCATCGAGGTGGAAAAGGGCGTTTTCATTCAGCTTGGCGAGGGTTCGGTCAGCGACGGCGAGAGTTTTTCGGTCAACGCCTACGCCAACGACATCGATGACGCCGAGTTGGGCACTTGGTCCGGCCCGGCCATCAGCACCGAGGGCAACTATCAAGGCTCGGTGAGCAAGACTTTTTCCTTCGAGGTGATCAGCGCCGGCAACCTGCAGGCAGGCGGCGGCGGCGACACCATCGTCATGCGCTGGACCGACTCGCTGGGCAACACCGGCACGGTCAGCCTCTCCGACGCCGATCAGAGCTACGAAGTGGATCAGGGCTTCACGATCAAGCTGGACGCCGGCACGGTGACCCACGGCGACGATTTTCAGGTCAACGTCTTCGCCCCGGACAAGCAGCAGGGCCAGGACACCGGGCTGGCGCAGAACTGCAAGCTGATCCACGAAGGTTTTTCCGACACCACCATCACCCCCGTCACCGACTCCGACGCCACCTTCACCTACACCTACGGCGGCGAAACCACCAGTGTTGCGGTGGAGGCCGGCACCGTGCTGGCCGACTTGGTGGACAAGATCAACAACGACGAAAACAACCCCGGCGTCGAGGCCAGCATCGTCAACGATGGCCTGGGCCTGCCCAACAGCTATCGGCTGGTGCTCACCGGCACCAACACCGGCGCGCAGTACCAGATCTCCAGCGTCGAGCACGACTTCACCGGCTCCAATTTTTCCAGCGGCGGCGACGCCGGCGGCGGCTTCAGCACCAGCCAGTTGGCCACCAACTCCATGATCCAGGTCGACGGCTTCCCGACGGGCGACGTGTTTTTGCAGCGCACCTCCAACACCGTCACGGATGTGATCACCGGCGTTTCGCTGGCCCTGGTCGACGGCGGCACCTCGCGAGTGACCGTTTCGGTGGACGCCTCCGCCGTGGCCGACAAGATCGAGGCCTTCATCAACGCCGTCAACTACGTGCAGGACTACATCCGCAGCAACACCAAGTATGACGCCGAAGGCGACGAAACCGGCGTCTTGATCGGCAACTACGCCTTCCAGATCGCCAAGTCGCAGATCGACTCCCTCCTCAACAGCTCCATCCCCGGCTTGACCGACGGCGAGGACGCCTACACCCTGCTTCAGCAGATCGGCATCACCAGCAACCCCGACGACGAGGGCCGCTGGATCATCGACGAAGACATCCTTGAAGACGCCCTGGCCGACAATCCCGAGGCGGTGGCCAAGCTGTTCATCAACGACACGACCACCGGCAGCAGCGGCGTGGCCAAACAGATGTACGACCTGATGGACACCCAGACCAACGACGAGACCGGCATCTGCTCGGTGTTGATCAGCAACTACGAGGGCATCGTCAAGAACATCGACAAGAAGATAGACAGCGAGGAAGCCAGGCTAGAGCTTTATCGCCAGCGGCAGGTGGAAAAATTCGCCCGGCTGGAAGCCACGTTGTCGACGCTGAGCAACACCCAGACCGCGCTGGAAAGCGCCATCGCCGAGTTGCCCAGCTCCAGCGGCGACTAG
- a CDS encoding glycosyltransferase yields MAGSRQKNVAPKGQGKRPTISVAMMVKNEEKMLPRALESVKPWVDEIIVVDTGSTDRTVEIAASYGAKVYHHPWENNFSTHRNQSIGYCTGDWILILDADEELDQQTAPLMRQLTNAPEGLNCFLFKLYNDVPGGGSTFLLHPRLFRNGVGFHYAGLVHNEPRIKGHYTRSDVKLTHYGYNLDPQTMEAKHQRRLGMLRQAIEREPHNFKAHAYLAQTLASRIDTCLEAVDESLTAIRLAQEQLAPGTDFPRCYYPLLGALYALQRWDETVTYAHACLEAMPNYPDPWLFLVHAYYYKRQWDDVCLAGRRFFEMQDLARSKPEDFLFAENQTFNQFPQVLHLWTLAEANRGDAAAAIDVFGRLVADERGEPECRRLVKTLLTGDDPQLTVELINLAMAARPHWDWLAPLKPVAESKAAEKLGRQYKMEARRALDEHRLEDAAKNFGLAANHVIADAEVHLGQAQALLGLGRHAEAGQALVKGLCAHPGHPWAWRALAELSMAKGEVEAAHVYLERYLAIQPGDQAARETLSRLQLERAATPSVAETPPTLLVFLVGGLGAEAVCEVAPHFLMHRAWGRAMFDGVDPEDDLARWATLFSGRAPAQHGLSGRLGMDNPKSLADMAAPDIWRTMAGSKRVGLLAAPLCHPAPAINGWAVSGYPGGLLSEGLVSPPELLPRVLASGYRSDFVTSKAEQLLATSLLTSNRVHEGRLYQIERNKLTLAAKLPAVDVLVIGVNCLEWAQQSFSGVDSRVFAAYQQVYAIIEAALAGLRPRHFAVLGQRGYDKLSMTPTAEGFYCLSWRGGENGRAPVGDVVAEILRLVS; encoded by the coding sequence ATGGCTGGCAGTAGACAAAAAAATGTCGCCCCTAAAGGCCAAGGCAAAAGGCCCACCATCAGCGTGGCCATGATGGTCAAGAACGAAGAGAAAATGTTGCCGCGGGCCCTGGAAAGCGTCAAGCCCTGGGTCGACGAGATCATCGTCGTCGACACCGGCTCCACCGACCGCACCGTGGAGATCGCCGCCTCCTACGGGGCCAAGGTTTATCACCACCCGTGGGAAAACAATTTTTCCACCCACCGCAACCAGTCCATCGGCTACTGCACCGGCGACTGGATCCTCATCCTCGACGCCGACGAGGAACTCGACCAGCAAACCGCGCCCCTGATGCGCCAACTGACCAACGCGCCGGAGGGGCTCAACTGCTTCCTGTTCAAGCTCTACAACGACGTGCCCGGCGGCGGGTCGACGTTCCTGCTGCACCCGCGCCTGTTCCGCAATGGCGTGGGCTTTCATTACGCCGGCCTGGTGCACAACGAACCGCGCATCAAGGGCCACTACACCCGTTCGGACGTCAAGCTGACCCACTACGGCTACAACCTGGACCCCCAGACCATGGAGGCCAAGCATCAGCGGCGGCTGGGCATGCTGCGCCAAGCCATCGAGCGCGAACCCCACAACTTCAAGGCCCACGCCTATCTGGCCCAGACCCTGGCCTCGCGCATCGACACCTGCCTGGAGGCCGTGGACGAGTCGCTCACGGCCATTCGTCTGGCCCAGGAGCAACTGGCGCCGGGCACCGACTTCCCGCGCTGCTACTATCCGCTTTTGGGCGCGCTTTACGCCCTGCAACGTTGGGACGAGACCGTCACCTACGCCCACGCCTGCCTGGAGGCCATGCCCAACTATCCGGATCCTTGGCTGTTTTTAGTTCACGCCTATTATTACAAACGGCAGTGGGATGATGTCTGCCTGGCCGGGCGACGCTTTTTCGAGATGCAAGACCTGGCGCGCAGCAAGCCAGAGGACTTTTTGTTCGCCGAAAACCAGACCTTCAACCAGTTCCCCCAGGTGTTGCACCTGTGGACCCTGGCCGAGGCCAACCGTGGCGACGCCGCCGCGGCGATCGATGTTTTCGGGCGCTTGGTGGCCGACGAGCGCGGCGAGCCCGAATGCCGACGCCTGGTCAAGACTTTGCTCACCGGCGACGACCCCCAACTGACCGTCGAGTTGATCAATCTGGCCATGGCCGCGCGGCCCCATTGGGATTGGCTGGCCCCGCTCAAGCCCGTGGCCGAGTCCAAGGCCGCCGAAAAGCTGGGCCGACAATATAAAATGGAAGCGCGCCGGGCCCTGGACGAGCACAGGCTGGAAGACGCGGCCAAAAACTTCGGCCTGGCGGCCAATCACGTGATCGCCGACGCCGAGGTCCATCTGGGCCAGGCCCAGGCCTTGTTGGGCCTGGGCCGCCACGCCGAGGCCGGCCAGGCCTTGGTCAAGGGCCTCTGCGCCCACCCGGGCCACCCGTGGGCCTGGCGGGCGCTGGCCGAGTTGAGCATGGCCAAAGGCGAGGTCGAGGCGGCCCATGTCTATCTCGAACGCTATCTGGCCATCCAGCCCGGCGACCAAGCCGCCCGCGAGACGTTGAGCCGGCTTCAGCTCGAGCGCGCGGCGACGCCCAGCGTGGCCGAGACGCCGCCGACGCTTCTGGTGTTTCTGGTGGGCGGGCTTGGCGCCGAGGCGGTCTGCGAAGTGGCCCCCCACTTCCTGATGCATCGGGCCTGGGGCCGGGCCATGTTCGATGGCGTCGACCCCGAGGATGACTTGGCTCGCTGGGCCACGCTTTTCAGCGGGCGCGCGCCGGCCCAGCACGGCCTGTCCGGCCGTTTGGGCATGGACAACCCCAAAAGTCTGGCCGACATGGCCGCGCCGGATATTTGGCGGACCATGGCCGGTTCCAAGCGAGTCGGCTTGCTGGCCGCGCCGCTGTGTCATCCCGCGCCGGCCATCAACGGCTGGGCCGTCTCGGGCTACCCGGGCGGCCTGTTGAGCGAGGGCCTGGTGAGTCCGCCCGAGTTGCTGCCCCGCGTCTTGGCCAGCGGCTACCGCAGCGATTTCGTTACCAGCAAGGCCGAGCAACTGCTGGCCACCAGCCTGCTGACCAGCAACCGCGTGCACGAAGGCCGGTTGTATCAGATCGAACGCAACAAACTGACCCTGGCCGCCAAGCTGCCGGCGGTGGACGTGTTGGTCATCGGCGTCAACTGCCTGGAATGGGCCCAGCAGAGCTTCAGCGGTGTTGACTCACGGGTTTTCGCCGCTTATCAGCAGGTTTACGCCATCATCGAAGCGGCCTTGGCCGGCCTGCGGCCCAGGCATTTCGCGGTGCTTGGCCAGCGAGGTTACGACAAGCTGAGCATGACGCCCACCGCCGAAGGCTTTTATTGCCTTTCGTGGCGCGGCGGCGAAAACGGCCGCGCCCCCGTCGGTGACGTCGTCGCCGAGATTTTGCGCCTGGTTTCCTGA